One Caenibius sp. WL genomic window, TTGAACCCCTGCGCGGCCAGTTGCCGGGCGAGAGCAGCGCCCACGCCTTCGGAACCGCCCGCGATCAGGGCCCATGGGCCGTACCGCTCGACCAGCGCGGCCATCAGCCGGAGACCGTGTAACCGCCGTCGATCGGCAGCGTCTGGCCCGTCACCCACGCCGCGCCGGGGCTGGTGAGGAACAGAATCGGCTGGGCGATATCCTCCGGCGCGCCGAGACGGCCGAGCGGGGTGCGCTGCAACGTGGGGGCCGTCCAGGCTTCCTCAGCGAACGTGCCTGCGGTCATCTTACTTTGAGTCAGGCCCGCCGCCACCGCGTTGACGCGGACGTTGCGCGGGCCCCATTCGACCGCCAGCGCGCGCGTCAGGCCGAGCAGGCCTGTCTTGGCCGAACCGTAACCCGGCACGATGGGAATGCCGAAGTATGACGACATCGATGCGATGCCGACCACCGATGCGCCGCCTTCCAGCTTGCTCTGCGCCAGCAGGTCCACGCTGCGCCGCGCCATGCGGAACGCCCCGATCAGAAGCATGTTGACCGCGCGGGCGAAGATTTCCGGCTCGTATTCGTCCAGCCCGAGGCTGGGCAGCGCCATCCCCGCGTTGTTGATCAGGATATCGAGCCGGGGCAGCGCGGCGGCCACCGCATCGATGCTGGCGCCATCTTCGATATCCATCTGGAGATAGCGATAGCCCGAAAGGTCGGCGTCGTACTCCCCGGCGCTGCCGCGCGTCCCGGTGATCGTGACATCGGCCCCCGCATCGCGATAGGCGGCGGCGGTTGCCGCGCCGATCCCGCTGGTGCCGCCGGTGACCAGCACATGCGCGCCGGAATAATCGAATGTGACTTTGCTCATACCTTTTCAACCTCCACCCAGCGCCGCTCTGCCGCCGAACGGCGCGCTGCATCGAGAACTGCCTGCCCGGCGGCGGCATCGCGGAAATCGCCGGCCGGTTCGGGCAGCGGCGGCGCGCGCCCTTCCAGCCGGGCCTTAATCTGGCCGAACAGTTTGGCGTAAGGGGCCACGTCGAAACCCTGCGTGTGCCAGCGGTCCATTTCGGTCTGGATCAGTTCGCTGACCGGGAACGGCGTGGGCGCCGCATTGACCAGTTCGGCAGGCATTGCGATCTGGCGGCGTTCGCCACTTTCATCCTGCACCCACACTTCCTCCGGATCGCCGAAGGCCGCGCCCGACTGAATCCAGGCCGCGCCTTTGGTGCCCGCGATCTTGGCCGACATCACGAACGGACCGGGGAACGCCAGCGCGGCTTCGATCACGCCCTGACAGCCGTTTTCGGTCTCGAACTGCACGGTGTAGTAATCGTCGGAAGTCTGATGCGGGCGGCCCGGGGTCAGCTTGCGCAGAATCGCGCTGACGGCGGTGATTGCGCCCACGGTGGATTGCACCTGATCGATCATGTGCGTGCCGAACGCGCCGAGGAAGCCGCCGCCCTGGCCGGCGTCGGTCCACCAGTCGGCCAGTTCCTCGTTCGGATCGCCGCCCGGCTGCTGATAAATGCGGTGGAACATCAGCGGATCGCCGATCGTGCCGTCCTGCACCACGCGGCGCAGCAATGCCTGCGCGCTGTCGAAGCGGAATTCTGCGCCCAGTGCATGGATCACGCCCGCCTTTTCGGCGGCGTCCAGCATTTCGCGCGCCTGCGCCAGATCCTTGGCGAAGGGCTTTTCGCACATCACGGCGCGCCCGGCGGCAATCGCCTGCATCACCGGGGTGTAATGCGCGTGTGGCGGGGTCGCCACGGTGACAAGCTGGATCGCCGGATCGGCCAGCGCTTCATCCAGACTGTCGGTGGCCAGCGGAATATTGAGCGGCGCGGCGCGCTGGGCGGTCTTTTCGCGGTTGCGGCCGACGATGGCGCGCACTTCGAAGCCCGCTTCGCGCAGCGCGCGCACGTGAGTGAACAGGCCGAAGCCCGTGCCGACGACGACCGCGCCGGGGAGAGTGCCTTGGGTAGTCATGCAGTGGTCCTTGATGTTTTCCGGGCTTGGCGAATGATGGCCGTGCCGCTGTCGGCAAGCGCGCGCGCGGCATCGGCGATGGGTAGGCTGGCGAGTTCGGTGGAGAAGACTTCCACCGAAATGGGGGTGCGGGCGCCGATGGCGTCCAGCGTGCGGATCAGGCCGATCAGGTCGAAACTGCCCTGGCCCGGCAGCAGGCGGCCGGTCATCAGTTCTTCCCACAGGTCGGCCTGCGGCGTTGCGGGCGCATCGTTGATCTGCACGGTGAAAATCCGCTCACCCGGAATCTGCGCGAGTTGAGCCAACGTCGATCCGCTGCGGAACAGGTGCCAGCTATCGATGGTCAACCCGCCGTTGGGCCGCCCCGCCGCTTCGACGATGCGCCAGGCGCTGGCAAGATCGGGAATGCCGCCCGTAGGCAGGAATTCGATATGCGCCTTGAGACCGTGCTCTGCCGCCTTGTCGCACAGCGCGGCGAAAGCTTCGGCCGCCGCGTCAGGATCGACGGCGATGTTGCTGATTTCCACCGCCTGGACCGAGCGGGCACCGATCCGCGCGGCGGTTTCGATCACGCGCTCGGGCGTCAGGGTGTGGATCAGTTCGCCCAGTTCGTCGGCGGCAGGCTTGGCGCGCTGGGCGGGCAGCCAGCAGGCGGTGCAGTCGATTTCGTTCACGACAAGGCCGTGATCTGCGATCCGCCCGGCAATGTCCGCTGCCGTCATCCCCTGCGCTTCCAGCGCCCAGACATCGGTGGGCATCAGGGCGAGGCCCTTGAACCCGGCATCGCGGAAAGCGGGCAACCGGTCGAGCAGGGGCACATGGCCGAACGGAGGCGCGGCAACGGTGAGATCATCAGGTCCGAGCATCTCAGTTTTCGCCCCGGAAATTGAGTTCGAGGAGGATGCCGTTGCGTTCCTCCACGAAGATCTGCCGCAGCCCGATCTGGGGAATATCGCTGGTGGCATAATCCATCCCGGCCGCTTCCAGCCGGGCGACGATCCCGGTGCGGTCGTCGCATTCCAGCGCGACGTGATGCACCGAACCGCCGCCCCGGGCGGGGGTGAACGGCATCATCGCATCGCTGGGATACTGGGCGTCGATCGGGCCGATATGGATGATCGGCCGGTCCGCCGGATCGTAGATCCAGCAGCCCGTTTCGATGGAGGGCGCGCCGGGCGCGATCCCTTTCCTGAGACCCAGAAGGTCGCAGAAGAAGTCCGCGGTGCCCGGCACGTCGGGCGTGCGGATGTTCACATGGTCGAGCGAGAGGACAGCCATGGCATCAATCCACGAACTGGCCGGTGTCGACCG contains:
- a CDS encoding Gfo/Idh/MocA family oxidoreductase: MTTQGTLPGAVVVGTGFGLFTHVRALREAGFEVRAIVGRNREKTAQRAAPLNIPLATDSLDEALADPAIQLVTVATPPHAHYTPVMQAIAAGRAVMCEKPFAKDLAQAREMLDAAEKAGVIHALGAEFRFDSAQALLRRVVQDGTIGDPLMFHRIYQQPGGDPNEELADWWTDAGQGGGFLGAFGTHMIDQVQSTVGAITAVSAILRKLTPGRPHQTSDDYYTVQFETENGCQGVIEAALAFPGPFVMSAKIAGTKGAAWIQSGAAFGDPEEVWVQDESGERRQIAMPAELVNAAPTPFPVSELIQTEMDRWHTQGFDVAPYAKLFGQIKARLEGRAPPLPEPAGDFRDAAAGQAVLDAARRSAAERRWVEVEKV
- a CDS encoding sugar phosphate isomerase/epimerase, whose product is MLGPDDLTVAAPPFGHVPLLDRLPAFRDAGFKGLALMPTDVWALEAQGMTAADIAGRIADHGLVVNEIDCTACWLPAQRAKPAADELGELIHTLTPERVIETAARIGARSVQAVEISNIAVDPDAAAEAFAALCDKAAEHGLKAHIEFLPTGGIPDLASAWRIVEAAGRPNGGLTIDSWHLFRSGSTLAQLAQIPGERIFTVQINDAPATPQADLWEELMTGRLLPGQGSFDLIGLIRTLDAIGARTPISVEVFSTELASLPIADAARALADSGTAIIRQARKTSRTTA
- a CDS encoding VOC family protein; the encoded protein is MAVLSLDHVNIRTPDVPGTADFFCDLLGLRKGIAPGAPSIETGCWIYDPADRPIIHIGPIDAQYPSDAMMPFTPARGGGSVHHVALECDDRTGIVARLEAAGMDYATSDIPQIGLRQIFVEERNGILLELNFRGEN
- a CDS encoding SDR family oxidoreductase codes for the protein MSKVTFDYSGAHVLVTGGTSGIGAATAAAYRDAGADVTITGTRGSAGEYDADLSGYRYLQMDIEDGASIDAVAAALPRLDILINNAGMALPSLGLDEYEPEIFARAVNMLLIGAFRMARRSVDLLAQSKLEGGASVVGIASMSSYFGIPIVPGYGSAKTGLLGLTRALAVEWGPRNVRVNAVAAGLTQSKMTAGTFAEEAWTAPTLQRTPLGRLGAPEDIAQPILFLTSPGAAWVTGQTLPIDGGYTVSG